From the genome of bacterium, one region includes:
- the rpmI gene encoding 50S ribosomal protein L35: MPKLKTHQGTAKRIRVTARKRLLRGRQLGGHLMVGKSPKRRRSLRAVREVDATDRARLERLLPYR; this comes from the coding sequence ATGCCGAAACTGAAGACACACCAGGGTACCGCCAAGCGGATACGCGTGACGGCCCGGAAGCGGCTGTTGCGGGGCCGCCAGCTCGGCGGGCACCTTATGGTCGGCAAGTCTCCCAAGCGCCGGCGCTCGCTGCGGGCCGTGCGGGAGGTCGACGCGACCGACCGCGCACGCCTCGAGCGGCTGCTACCGTACCGCTAG
- the rplT gene encoding 50S ribosomal protein L20 has protein sequence MARVKRGVSVGRRHHKILKLAKGYWGKKSRWFKLANQTVHRALQQAYAHRRARKRDFRRLWIARINAAARIHGTSYSRLICGLRRAGIEVNRKVLADLAVRDDRAFEALVKRAQTDK, from the coding sequence ATGGCACGGGTGAAACGAGGGGTGTCGGTTGGCCGCCGGCACCACAAGATCCTCAAGCTCGCGAAGGGCTACTGGGGCAAGAAAAGCCGCTGGTTCAAGCTCGCGAACCAGACGGTCCACCGTGCCCTGCAGCAGGCGTACGCGCACCGGCGCGCGCGCAAGCGGGATTTTCGGCGGCTCTGGATCGCGCGGATCAACGCCGCCGCCCGCATTCACGGCACCTCGTACAGCCGTCTGATTTGCGGCCTCCGCCGAGCCGGGATCGAAGTGAACCGCAAGGTGCTCGCGGACCTGGCGGTACGGGACGATCGCGCCTTCGAGGCGCTCGTCAAGCGCGCGCAAACCGACAAGTAG
- a CDS encoding RNA methyltransferase: protein MIEGWRLLEAAIAAGVHLDSLVLTEEAAADHAAAAVRDAARVQAGRELVVTTEVFAVLTQVPAPQGVLGIAPRPRDVSPVPPRDPQTLAVVLDAVQDPGNVGTIIRTAVACGATIVIACAPSADPFGAKALRASAGAAFRVRIADAGSAGEAAAALRSAGVRLIVADAHAPTPAAGIDWSRPLALVLGGEAAGPALVWRDYGATAVRVPVPGPVESLNVAAAAAVLLYQAAGILGPR, encoded by the coding sequence GTGATCGAAGGGTGGCGGCTGCTCGAGGCGGCAATTGCCGCGGGCGTGCACCTCGATAGTCTGGTCCTCACCGAAGAGGCGGCGGCGGATCATGCGGCGGCCGCCGTGCGCGACGCGGCGCGTGTGCAGGCCGGCCGCGAACTCGTCGTGACGACCGAGGTCTTTGCCGTCCTCACGCAGGTCCCGGCGCCCCAGGGCGTGCTCGGGATCGCGCCCCGGCCCCGCGACGTCTCGCCGGTGCCGCCCCGGGATCCACAGACCCTCGCCGTGGTGCTGGACGCGGTGCAGGACCCGGGGAACGTCGGCACGATCATCCGCACGGCCGTGGCGTGTGGGGCGACGATCGTCATCGCCTGCGCGCCGTCGGCCGACCCGTTCGGCGCGAAGGCCCTGCGGGCGTCGGCCGGCGCGGCGTTCCGGGTGCGCATCGCCGACGCCGGCTCAGCCGGCGAGGCCGCGGCGGCGCTGCGATCGGCGGGAGTGCGGCTCATCGTCGCCGACGCGCACGCCCCGACCCCGGCGGCCGGCATCGACTGGTCGCGCCCGCTGGCCCTCGTGCTCGGCGGCGAGGCGGCCGGTCCCGCGCTGGTGTGGCGCGACTACGGCGCGACCGCCGTCCGGGTGCCGGTGCCCGGTCCGGTCGAGTCGCTGAACGTCGCCGCGGCGGCGGCCGTGCTGCTCTATCAGGCCGCGGGGATCCTGGGCCCGCGGTGA